A stretch of the Clostridium fungisolvens genome encodes the following:
- the prmA gene encoding 50S ribosomal protein L11 methyltransferase — protein MNGTWIEIKVISKSEALEPVSGIFYGLDCKGVAIEDPNDILTREQGPLTWDFADINILEHKGKAAVVKGYFSDEDNISEVVTYIKEKLVELKECGIDIGEGEVIATEMKEEDWANNWKQYYKPTKIGDRIVIKPIWEQYENTGDDLVVEIDPGMAFGTGTHETTRMCVESLEKNVKENSVVFDIGTGSGILAIVASMLGAKHVVGVDLDPVAVDSAKENVGFNNLNNIEILEGNLLDVVSGKADIVVANIIAEIICILVDDVKQAMNQGGLFITSGIIHDRRQMVIDKLEASGFEVVEVNKDGEWNCIVARVK, from the coding sequence ATGAACGGAACATGGATAGAAATAAAGGTAATAAGTAAGAGTGAGGCTTTAGAGCCAGTTTCAGGTATATTTTATGGATTAGACTGTAAAGGAGTTGCGATTGAGGATCCAAATGACATATTAACAAGAGAGCAAGGCCCTCTTACATGGGATTTTGCAGACATAAATATATTAGAACATAAAGGGAAAGCTGCCGTTGTTAAGGGGTATTTTTCTGATGAAGATAATATCTCAGAAGTGGTTACATATATTAAAGAAAAACTTGTAGAACTTAAAGAGTGTGGAATAGATATAGGCGAGGGTGAAGTTATAGCAACTGAAATGAAGGAAGAAGACTGGGCTAATAACTGGAAGCAATATTATAAGCCTACTAAAATAGGTGATAGAATAGTGATAAAACCTATATGGGAACAGTATGAAAATACTGGCGATGATCTTGTAGTTGAAATTGATCCAGGAATGGCTTTTGGTACAGGAACACATGAAACTACAAGAATGTGTGTTGAGTCACTTGAAAAGAATGTAAAAGAAAATTCGGTAGTTTTTGATATAGGTACAGGATCAGGGATACTTGCAATAGTTGCATCTATGCTTGGTGCAAAACATGTTGTAGGGGTTGACCTTGATCCGGTAGCAGTAGACTCTGCAAAAGAAAACGTTGGTTTCAATAATTTAAATAATATTGAGATATTAGAAGGAAATCTTTTAGATGTAGTAAGCGGAAAAGCTGACATAGTTGTAGCAAACATAATAGCCGAGATAATATGCATACTTGTTGATGATGTTAAACAAGCAATGAATCAAGGTGGATTATTTATAACTTCAGGAATAATCCATGATAGAAGACAAATGGTTATAGATAAATTAGAAGCTTCAGGCTTTGAAGTTGTTGAAGTAAACAAAGATGGAGAATGGAACTGTATTGTAGCTAGAGTAAAATAG
- the dnaJ gene encoding molecular chaperone DnaJ — MAGKDFYSVLGLEKGASDDEIKKAFRKQALKYHPDRNPGDHEAEEKFKELNEAYQVLSDPQKKAQYDQFGTTDFNAGGGASGFDGFDFGGGFGDIFESIFGGGFGGGGGARRNGPQRGNDIEYTLNLSFEEAVFGMEKEISITRSENCETCRGSGAKPGTSPKTCSKCGGTGQIRAQRQTPFGNFVSQSACDKCGGKGHVIEDPCPECRGKGKVRKTRKIKVNVPAGVDTGNVMPLRGQGEHGSNNGTPGDLYIRINVAPSKVFKRQGFDIYLDYHVDMIRATMGTEIKVPTVDGDVKYTVPAGTQPGTLFRLRGKGVPRVNSSGRGDQYVNVIVDIPKSLNDKQKEALNMFLEASGEKIQHDSNENKDHKDKDKKGFMGKIFG; from the coding sequence TTGGCAGGGAAAGACTTTTACAGTGTACTTGGACTTGAAAAAGGTGCAAGTGATGATGAAATAAAAAAAGCATTTAGAAAGCAAGCTCTAAAATATCATCCAGATAGAAACCCTGGTGATCATGAGGCTGAAGAAAAATTTAAAGAATTAAATGAAGCTTACCAAGTTTTAAGTGATCCTCAGAAGAAAGCTCAGTATGACCAATTTGGAACAACAGACTTTAATGCTGGTGGTGGTGCATCAGGTTTTGATGGATTCGATTTTGGTGGTGGATTTGGCGATATATTTGAAAGCATCTTTGGTGGAGGTTTTGGTGGCGGCGGTGGTGCCAGAAGAAACGGTCCACAAAGAGGTAATGATATAGAATATACTCTTAATCTTTCTTTTGAAGAAGCTGTTTTTGGTATGGAAAAAGAGATATCTATAACTAGAAGTGAAAATTGTGAAACTTGTAGAGGTTCAGGAGCAAAACCAGGAACATCACCAAAGACATGTTCTAAATGTGGTGGAACTGGTCAAATAAGAGCACAAAGACAAACTCCTTTTGGTAACTTTGTTTCTCAATCCGCTTGTGACAAGTGTGGAGGAAAAGGTCATGTGATTGAAGATCCATGTCCAGAATGTAGAGGAAAAGGCAAAGTTAGAAAAACAAGAAAGATTAAAGTTAATGTTCCAGCAGGGGTTGATACAGGTAATGTAATGCCATTAAGAGGACAAGGAGAACATGGTTCAAACAATGGAACTCCTGGAGATTTGTATATAAGAATCAATGTGGCGCCTTCAAAGGTATTTAAGAGACAAGGTTTTGACATTTATTTGGATTATCATGTTGATATGATAAGAGCAACAATGGGAACAGAAATAAAGGTGCCTACTGTTGATGGAGATGTTAAGTACACAGTACCAGCTGGTACACAACCAGGAACGTTGTTTAGACTTAGGGGTAAAGGAGTTCCTAGAGTTAATTCATCAGGAAGAGGAGATCAATATGTAAATGTAATTGTTGATATTCCTAAGAGTCTTAACGATAAACAAAAAGAAGCTTTAAATATGTTCTTAGAAGCATCAGGAGAGAAAATTCAGCATGATTCTAATGAGAACAAAGATCATAAAGATAAAGATAAAAAAGGTTTTATGGGAAAAATATTCGGATAA
- a CDS encoding RsmE family RNA methyltransferase, giving the protein MHKFFTPKETFTDTHAIISGDDVKHIYRVLRLEAGEKIAINNLEGKEYLGEIEEITKQYVKVKIVEELGCNNESNINITLFQGLPKSTKMDLIVQKCTELGIRKIIPLITNRVDVKLKGEFKKLDRLHRIALEASKQSKRTIIPDIDESVEFGSMIDMLGNMDMIVVPYENATGYGIRNAISEIGDKTIKNIAIVIGPEGGLEEYEIDNLKKSGAHIVTLGPRILRTETAGFTAVSLLQYELGDIGGNNQ; this is encoded by the coding sequence ATGCATAAATTTTTCACACCAAAGGAGACCTTTACTGATACACATGCTATTATTTCTGGAGATGATGTAAAGCATATTTATAGAGTTCTAAGATTAGAAGCCGGAGAAAAGATAGCTATAAACAATTTAGAAGGTAAAGAGTACCTTGGAGAAATTGAAGAGATTACAAAACAATACGTTAAGGTTAAAATTGTTGAAGAATTAGGTTGTAATAATGAAAGTAATATAAATATCACATTGTTTCAAGGGTTACCTAAATCAACAAAGATGGATTTGATAGTACAAAAGTGCACTGAATTAGGTATAAGGAAAATTATTCCTTTAATTACTAATAGAGTAGATGTAAAGTTAAAGGGTGAATTTAAAAAGCTTGATAGACTGCATAGAATAGCATTAGAGGCGTCTAAGCAATCAAAGAGAACAATTATACCTGATATAGATGAGTCAGTTGAATTTGGCAGCATGATTGATATGCTAGGTAATATGGATATGATAGTAGTACCTTATGAGAATGCTACAGGCTATGGGATAAGAAATGCTATAAGTGAAATAGGTGATAAGACTATTAAGAATATAGCTATTGTTATAGGGCCTGAAGGCGGATTAGAAGAATATGAAATAGATAATCTTAAGAAAAGTGGAGCTCATATTGTGACTTTAGGACCGAGAATCTTAAGAACAGAGACTGCTGGATTTACAGCAGTATCTCTGTTGCAATATGAACTTGGAGATATAGGAGGAAATAATCAATGA
- the mtaB gene encoding tRNA (N(6)-L-threonylcarbamoyladenosine(37)-C(2))-methylthiotransferase MtaB: MKVAFSTLGCRVNQYESEAMAEKFIREGYEVVDFDTFADVYVINTCTVTNMGDKKSRQIIGRARRENEAATIAVVGCYSQIAPNEVGGIEGVDVVLGTRNKGEIVYWVNKAIDEGKQQVQVSPVMKNDVFEDLNIEEYQDKTRAFLKIQDGCNRFCSYCLIPYARGAVCSKDPEKVKEEVQKLSEHGFKEIILSGIHTASYGVDLEENVTLVDILEVIESIDGIERVRIGSIDPTFFTEEVVARISKLKKLCHHFHLSLQSGSDETLRRMNRKYTAKDYENIVNILRNSFADVSITTDVIVGFPGESEEEFKETYGFLKDIKLTKTHVFKYSPRKGTRAASMEKQVDGNIKEERSKLLIDLNEYNEGKFTEGLIGTEQKVLFEQAVQSMEGYYEGYTENYVKVVAKFDCDSVIGKIMPTKLLESKNDYAIGEII; this comes from the coding sequence ATGAAAGTAGCTTTTTCTACACTAGGTTGTAGGGTAAATCAATATGAATCAGAAGCTATGGCAGAAAAGTTTATAAGGGAAGGGTATGAAGTTGTTGATTTTGATACCTTTGCTGATGTATATGTAATAAATACATGTACTGTTACTAATATGGGGGATAAAAAATCAAGACAGATAATTGGTAGAGCTAGACGTGAAAATGAAGCAGCTACAATTGCAGTTGTTGGTTGTTACTCTCAAATCGCTCCTAATGAGGTTGGGGGAATAGAAGGGGTAGATGTTGTACTTGGTACAAGAAACAAAGGAGAGATAGTTTATTGGGTGAATAAAGCTATTGATGAAGGTAAACAACAAGTTCAAGTTTCACCTGTAATGAAGAATGATGTGTTTGAAGATTTAAATATAGAAGAATATCAAGATAAAACTAGAGCTTTTTTAAAGATACAAGATGGCTGTAATAGATTTTGTTCTTACTGCTTGATCCCGTATGCAAGAGGTGCTGTTTGTTCTAAGGATCCTGAAAAAGTAAAGGAAGAAGTACAGAAGCTTTCAGAGCATGGTTTTAAGGAAATAATACTATCAGGTATACATACTGCTTCATATGGAGTTGACCTAGAAGAAAATGTTACTTTAGTAGATATATTAGAGGTTATAGAATCTATAGATGGTATTGAGAGAGTAAGAATAGGATCAATAGATCCTACATTCTTTACTGAAGAAGTAGTGGCTCGTATATCAAAGCTAAAAAAACTATGCCATCATTTCCATCTATCCTTACAAAGTGGTTCAGATGAAACTTTAAGAAGAATGAATAGAAAGTATACAGCTAAAGACTATGAGAATATAGTTAATATATTAAGAAATTCTTTTGCTGATGTATCTATAACTACAGATGTGATTGTTGGTTTCCCAGGTGAGTCTGAGGAGGAGTTTAAAGAAACTTATGGATTCCTAAAAGATATTAAACTAACAAAAACTCATGTATTCAAATACAGCCCAAGAAAGGGTACAAGGGCTGCATCAATGGAGAAACAAGTTGACGGAAATATTAAAGAAGAAAGAAGTAAACTTCTAATTGATTTAAATGAATATAATGAAGGTAAATTTACTGAAGGCTTAATAGGAACAGAGCAAAAAGTATTATTTGAACAGGCAGTTCAATCAATGGAAGGAT